Part of the Choloepus didactylus isolate mChoDid1 chromosome 10, mChoDid1.pri, whole genome shotgun sequence genome is shown below.
cagcataccgcaaacagaatagatctcaatagacttactccaagacacttaataatcagatgatcaaagacaaagagagaattctgaaagcagcaagagaaaagtgattcatcacatacaagggaagcttgataagactatgtgcagatttctcagtagaaaccatggaggcaagaaggagggggtatgatatatttaagatattgaaagagaaaaacctccaaccaagaatcttatatctggcaaaattgttcttcaaatatgagagtttaaaatattttctaacaaacagatgagagtttgtgaacaagatacttgcttaattggaaatactaaagggaccactatagacagataagaaaagacagaagtgagaggtttggaacacaattttgggtgacggtagcacaatgtaagtacactgaacaaagataactgtgaggcTCTGCAGCATAATTTAGGCATTGGAGGAGCTGTCGTTGTAACACTTTACAAGATGGGTTTTCCTGAAGCTGCCAGAACTCATCAAATTGAGGCTGTTCCAGCCAGCTCTGCAGTTGATGGATTTAAGGCAAATCTTGTCTTTAAACAAATTGAGAAGAAGCTTGAAGAGGAAGGGGAACAATTTGTGAAGAAAATTGGCGGTATTTTTGCCTTCAAAGTGAAGGATGGCCCTGAGGGTAAAGAAGCCAGCTGGGTGGTGGATGTGAAGAACGGCAAAGGATCAGTGCTGCCTAACTCAGATAAGAAGGCTGACTGCACAATCACAATGGCTGACTCGGACTTACTAGCTTTAATGACTGGTAAAATTAATCCTCAGACGGCCTACTTTCAAGGCAAATTGAAAATCACTGGCAACATGGGTCTGGCTATGAAGTTACAAAATTTTCAACTTCAGCCAGACAAAGCTAAGCTGTGAAGAACTCCCCTTGGCTACTTTTGAAAATCAAGATgagatatatagaaatatattcctATATTTCATTGTCAGAAATTAGACTGAAAGTACACATTGGCAAATAGCATAAGatagatttgttttttaatgggtGTGACCAGTCTTGTTTTTCCCTAGCTTTGGGTGAATAGAACCTAATGGTATACCACTGCTTTGCTGAATTGCATACAACTGTGCATTGCAAAGTTAATATGGTAATTATGGTTTGGGGTAAAATTGAGTTTCAGAATA
Proteins encoded:
- the LOC119504974 gene encoding non-specific lipid-transfer protein-like, which translates into the protein MGFPEAARTHQIEAVPASSAVDGFKANLVFKQIEKKLEEEGEQFVKKIGGIFAFKVKDGPEGKEASWVVDVKNGKGSVLPNSDKKADCTITMADSDLLALMTGKINPQTAYFQGKLKITGNMGLAMKLQNFQLQPDKAKL